The proteins below are encoded in one region of Salvelinus fontinalis isolate EN_2023a chromosome 10, ASM2944872v1, whole genome shotgun sequence:
- the LOC129864108 gene encoding endothelial differentiation-related factor 1 homolog, which produces MAESDWDTVTVLRKKGPTAAQAKSKQAITAAQRRGEDLETTKKWSAGQNKQHLMTKNTAKLDRETEELQHQRVSLEVGKVIQQGRQNKGLTQKDLATKINEKPQVIADYECGKAIPNNQVMGKIERAIGLKLRGKDIGLPLEAKPKKK; this is translated from the exons ATGGCAGAAAGCGACTGGGACACCGTGACGGTTTTGAGGAAGAAGGGTCCGACTGCTGCGCAGGCCAAATCTAagcag GCTATCACAGCTGCACAGAGACGTGGAGAAGACCTCGAGACTACTAAGAAAT GGTCTGCAGGGCAGAACAAGCAGCACCTGATGACCAAGAACACGGCCAAGCTGGACCGTGAGACGGAGGAGCTGCAGCACCAGCGGGTCTCCCTGGAGGTGGGCAAGGTCATCCAGCAGGGCCGCCAGAACAAGGGCCTCACCCAGAAAGACCTAGCCACT AAAATCAATGAGAAGCCTCAGGTCATTGCTGACTATGAGTGTGGGAAAGCAATTCCCAACAATCAGGTCATGGGAAAGATTGAGAGAGCAATCG GTTTGAAACTGCGCGGGAAAGATATTGGACTGCCCCTGGAGGCAAAACCCAAGAAGAAATGA